The proteins below come from a single Dermatophagoides farinae isolate YC_2012a chromosome 7, ASM2471394v1, whole genome shotgun sequence genomic window:
- the LOC124496746 gene encoding uncharacterized protein LOC124496746 encodes MTIVLVDNIPICSDMFSNVVAGGGGDEDDDDFEAISSNDDDYHYHHITTNHHHQQQQQQISDFKSTSSSSSSKSLLNRRHLHYNQECDQNLQEFLSKSSSSLSKHHHLYHSSSSSSPSSNNKNNWMIIGDDGKILLTIFLLNSLLFILALYSLSSLSASSTMVMARVVLVNNHKPGATMLNKLMAYHHRHQNSVSQQQQTTQESINNELRSSSLQSSSLQLSSSSSSSAIKPSSPNPFDVINHNNIPIDLLASLLRQDEMLAEKYRAAKPPKPCSGRRISGSSGGIGNKKNDNHNGQMSLFGGVCMFQYECLQLNGEPIGYCFNSYLVGTCCKLPENLRLPTMEPEIPSSSVSTILPTSTTTTTTKTIPSSSSIKPTTRKFSLSTTPKPLSTTAIESDYSNNKNKTKVVTSHFVPNNNGQLNLEDNEQNKPSQQQQQKLDPPISIDIQSSSPLEHLDPNEFIEIIEDNHQIQSQQQVTRNLTVFKPNVAAVEQFDNNTRVSLIPSSSSTTVIISSTSPSTTATTSSTTFSTPPPSSTTTTAPILVALNREESNSTTTTTTMSPLLPSSTTLKSIYENPEIMINSSSTQQTIVESSSKPATLTTTTTSTTQSSIPIETSPHSESTQSKSQSITTSSPSIIETTTTAAAAATTVKIESNKPRPHPIDVWIDLENTNISDIWTLPEQETLPPPPSSSSDETIALATSIPLDIDEQITVKAQPTNDQSEITLVPNDFIETTTAKLIPIDFGLVNQSQSEEIISVDESIITTLAPATTTTTIIDEEKIERPMTVTTRSPTSTTAISVASTTSNVLDPHSNANTTTVNTTNNVAPGTIMQDGWILTATTIIPKPSIIEEQQQNSTTTTTTLSSSSSSSTSTTATPITTTPSPTIPNSSANNMTTFITQIPVSSSTILTTTEKPIETSSSPSSMTNNTTISTTLQVPTTTMAITSRLPIMTTISTLTSNKYKPSIINQKPTTIITAAIDEHRPIPAVGSFVTIAPLINSTTSTTIRSPTVITKLTSIWTTSSTASTTTTKRPMSSSEMLPFICGRRQISPKGRIVGGTQSAYGEWPWMVSLRQWKKNAFLHKCGAALLNEYWVITAAHCVENVSPTDLLLRLGEYDISTDTEPHSHIERRIQIIAPHPKFDPRTFEYDLALLRFYEPIRFQKNIIPICLPEHNETYVGRWATVTGWGRLHEDGPLPNVIQHVDVPIITNKDCESMYRRAGYIEDIPNIFVCAGLAKGTKDSCEGDSGGPLVIEDQGRWSLVGVISWGIGCALPNQPGVYTRITAFSRWINQIIAF; translated from the exons ATGACCATAGTCCTTGTTGATAATATTCCGATCTGTTCCGATATGTTCTCAAATGTTGtagctggtggtggtggtgatgaagatgatgatgattttgaagcCATTtcatctaatgatgatgattatcattatcatcatataaccactaatcaccaccaccaacaacaacaacaacaaatcagtGATTTTaaatccacatcatcatcatcatcatcaaagtcattattgaatcgtcgtcatcttcattataatcaagaATGTGATCAGAATTTacaagaatttttatcaaaatcatcatcatcattatcgaaacatcatcatttgtatcattcatcatcatcgtcatcaccatcatcgaataataaaaataattggaTGATTATcggtgatgatggaaaaatattgttgacaatttttctattgaatAGTTTACTTTTTATATTGGCCctatattcattatcatcattatcagcatcatcaacaatggttATGGCAAGAGTTGTATTGgttaataatcataaacCTGGTGCAACAATGTTAAATAAACTAATggcatatcatcatcgtcatcaaaattcagtatcacaacaacaacaaactacacaagaatcaattaataacgagcttcgatcatcatcattacaatcatcatcattacaattatcatcatcatcatcatcatcggcgataaaaccatcatcaccaaatcCATTTGATGTgattaatcataataatattccaattgatttattggcTTCATTATTACGACAAG ATGAAATGTTGGCCGAAAAATATCGTGCTGCTAAACCACCAAAACCATGTAGTGGACGTCGTATTTCcggtagtagtggtggtattggtaacaaaaagaatgataatcataatggaCAAATGTCATTATTTGGTGGTGTCTGTATGTTTCAATATGAATGTCTGCAATTAAATGGTGAACCAATTGgttattgtttcaattcatattTGGTTGGTACATGCTGTAAACTACCGGAAAATCTAAGATTACCAACAATGGAACCGGAAATTCCCAGTAGTAGTGTGTCAACTATTTTGCCAACATCGACGACGACTACAACAACTAAAacaataccatcatcatcatcaataaaaccaacaacaagaaaattttcattatcaaccaCACCGAAACCATTGTCTACTACTGCCATAGAATCTGATTATAGcaataataagaataaaacCAAGGTGGTTACATCACATTTTGTGccgaataataatggccaatTAAATTTAGAagataatgaacaaaataaaccatcacaacagcaacaacaaaaattagaTCCACCAATATCGATTgatattcaatcatcatcgccgCTAGAACATTTAGATCCAAATGAATTCATCGAGATTATTGAGGATAATCATCAGATTCAATCACAGCAACAGGTTACTCGGAATCTTACCGTATTCAAACCAAATGTTGCGGCTGTTGAgcaatttgataataatacacGTGTATCATtgataccatcatcatcatcaacaacggtGATAATATCTTCAACTTCACCATCGACGACTGCGACGACGTCGTCTACAACTTTTTCAACACCGCCACCATCATCGACGACGACTACTGCACCAATCTTAGTGGCTTTGAATCGTGAAGAAtccaattcaacaacaacaacaacaacaatgtcaCCATTATTGCCGAGCAGTACTACTTTAAAATCTATTTACGAAAATCcagaaataatgataaattcaaGTTCAACACAACAGACTATTGTGGAATCATCTTCGAAACCGGCTACTttaaccacaacaacaacatcgactaCTCAAAGTAGTATTCCAATCGAAACTAGTCCACATAGTGAATCTACACAATCTAAAAGTCAATCAATAACTACAAGTTCTCCatcaattattgaaacaacaacaacagcagcagcagctgcgACAACggtgaaaattgaatcaaataaaccACGTCCACATCCGATTGATGTTTGGATCGATTTGGAAAATACG AATATTTCGGATATTTGGACATTACCCGAACAGGAAACATTACCACCacctccatcatcatcatctgatgaaACCATAGCATTGGCTACATCAATACCACTAgatattgatgaacaaataacCGTAAAAGCGCAACCAACGAATGATCAATCGGAAATTACATTGGTGCCGAATGATTTTATCGAAACAACTACGGCAAAATTGATTCCCATTGATTTTGGTTTAGTGAATCAATCACAATCGGAAGAAATAATTTCTGTCGATGAATCTATCATTACTACATTGGCACCggcaacaacgacgacgacaatcattgatgaagaGAAAATTGAAAGACCCATGACCGTAACAACCCGATcaccaacatcaacaacagccattTCTGTAGCATCTACTACAAGTAACGTTCTGGATCCACATTCAAATGCGAATACTACTACAGTGAACACTACAAATAATGTAGCACCTGGAACTATTATGCAAGATGGATGGATTCTTACAGCAACCACGATTATTCCAAAACCATCGATTATtgaagaacaacaacaaaactcaacaacgacgacgacaactttatcatcatcatcatcatcatcaacatctacAACGGCAACACCCATCACCACTACACCATCTCCAACAATTCCAAATAGTAGTGCCAACAACATGACAACATTTATTACACAAATTCCAGTTTCATCAAGTACCATACTGACAACAACCGAAAAACCGATTGAAACatcttcatcaccatcttcAATGACTAATAATACGACAATAAGTACAACTTTGCAGgtaccaacaacaacgatggcAATAACATCAAGATTACCAATTATGACGACTATATCAACATTGACTAGTAATAAATATAAACCATCCATCATTAATCAGAAACCAACAACGATTATTACTGCTGCCATCGATGAACATCGACCAATACCAGCCGTTGGATCATTCGTTACGATTGCTCcattaatcaattcaacaacaagtaCGACAATTAGATCACCAACAGTTATAACGAAATTGACATCTATATGGACTACTAGTTCAACtgcatcgacaacaacaacaaaacgtcCAATGTCTTCAAGCGAAATGTTACCATTCA TTTGTGGACGTCGACAAATATCACCAAAAGGACGAATTGTTGGTGGAACACAATCAGCATATGGTGAATGGCCATGGATGGTATCTTTGAgacaatggaaaaagaatGCATTCCTACATAAATGTGGTGCTgcattgttgaatgaatattggGTTATAACAGCAGCTCATTGTGTTGAAAA TGTATCACCAACagatttattattacgtTTAGGTGAATATGATATCAGTACCGACACGGAACCACATTCACATATTGAACGTCGTATACAGATAATAGCACCACATCCAAAATTTGATCCACGTACATTTGAATATGATTTAGCATTATTACGTTTTTATGAACCAATACGTTTTCAAAAGAATATTATACCAATTTGTCTACCGGAACATAATGAAACCTATGTTGGCCGATGGGCAACAGTAACTGGTTGGGGTAGATTACATGAAG ATGGTCCATTACCAAATGTAATTCAACATGTCGATGTGCCAATCATAACGAATAAAGATTGTGAATCAATGTATCGTCGTGCTGGTTATATTGAAGATATACCAAATATTTTTGTCTGTGCTGGATTAGCTAAAGGAACTAAAGATTCTTGTGAG gGTGATAGCGGTGGACCATTAGTGATTGAAGATCAAGGACGTTGGTCATTAGTTGGTGTTATTAGCTGGGGAATTGGCTGTGCATTACCTAATCAACCTGGTGTTTATACTAGAATTACCGCATTTTCCCGTTGGATCAATCAGATTATTGCTttctaa
- the LOC124497192 gene encoding uncharacterized protein LOC124497192: MARIKQFKLLLLTTMTITMMIMIVNGQRRSSSCNMKRFDLCLTNFYYDQHGIPINEWQLKKSCQTTRTMYNCLADYGERCMSLALRETFMLVLDSVTRQVFDVCSKPIDHPDRLEIFNHAKCLNQNSQKISSCSSKTRDILFYVLAVSFQERIPVFCCNTRSVFECSRRKTRQLCGESTAEFAQDRNNPFRPLFEGMCSYYQLSSKQCRNRMLPHGWKTNEDPKSPISRMINSFF, from the exons aTGGCAAGAAttaaacaatttaaattattattactgacCACTATGACAAtcaccatgatgataatgattgttaaTGGACAACGGCGATCATCGTCATGTAATATGAAACGATTTGATTTATGtttaacaaatttttattatgatcaacATGGCATACCAATTAATGAATggcaattgaaaaaatcatgcCAAACAACCAGAACAATGTACAATTGTCTAGCTGATTATGGCGAACGTTGTATGTCATTGGCATTACGTGAAA CATTTATGCTTGTTTTAGATAGTGTCACACGACAAgtgtttgatgtttgttcGAAACCGATCGATCATCCGGATCGTTTGGAAATATTCAATCATgcaaaatgtttgaatcaaaattcacaaaaaatTAGTTCCTGTTCCTCTAAAACACGTGATATATTATTCTATGTACTTGCCGTATCATTTCAAGAACGTATACCAGTATTTTGTTGTAATACACGTTCGGTATTTGAATGTTCACGACGTAAAACTAGACAATTGTGTGGCGAATCGACAGCTGAATTTGCCCAGGATCGTAATAATCCATTTCGGCCATTATTTGAAGGAATGTGTTCAT atTACCAATTATCCAGTAAACAATGTCGAAACCGAATGCTACCACATGGatggaaaacaaatgaaGATCCTAAATCACCAATC TCTCGaatgataaattcatttttttaa
- the LOC124496745 gene encoding uncharacterized protein LOC124496745 yields the protein MDEIVNQNETSTMSTTSTSTTTTTSNYSELKCQCYRLYIETMSMEIDQKLLDRLNRQQLQKRRTAIELLRQNDFNEIQKSLLTIDNLSNIDPIENDRSLQMLTTIGKSLNSMLTMIDLAIVDNINQQTTNINDNNNFQHRQQQQQQQKELDERLELISQFGDNDDYDNNDDYSQISSMLNMNNNNKPMDCRSVDNNLDHLNDNHNNISMSMSNLNIATTNRVNSALLSFDELSNNHHDNYPGHSNGVSTTTITNYGDYRITSSTPTPFIPSSSLLSPTSSRQNLVHLENLQNPPSNIDPMAIFLSSRFDQKQPPTAATTLQSNNKNNQSTPIKQQQQKPSTSNDNNNNKKMKNTQDFSFTCKQILRQIPSIPTNSTVQKHLDYLSSKLHNLPINNNVERLNIIVEELYKQLIESIYLNNLSLYMQFLIRILSINVKKQQPQPQQQNGQSNKYSIRDALWKKCNEVFFQNQNKTTTAKDGESKFVYEKNFSLSMDKLQKYGDYLFDNIVNEKRFYLANVRLMSHLFRNNSFDQKQFHHYLKYLIIDNVGKHFHLECFIIMIIDIGIGPLRGLYKHHSRAIRSEVFNGICLNKYHNLDPSIRYAAQFICDLEKRCWQL from the exons ATGGATGAAATTGTTAATCAAAACGAAACTTCCACAATGTCGACTACCTCGacttcgacaacaacaacaactagtAATTATTCCGAATTAAAATGTCAATGTTATCGATTGTACATTGAAACAATGAGTATGGagattgatcaaaaattattggaCCGATTAAACCGTCAACAATTACAAAAACGTCGTACGGCCATTGAATTGTTAcgacaaaatgattttaatgaaatacaaaaatcattattaactATCGATAATTTATCCAATATTGATcctattgaaaatgatcgtTCATTACAAATGTTGACAACTATTGGtaaatcattaaattcaatgttgacaATGATAGATTTGGCTATTGTTGACAATATAAATCAGCAAACCACCAACATCAAcgataataacaattttcaacatcgacaacaacaacaacaacaacagaaagaATTGGATGAACGATTAGAATTAATTAGCCAATTtggtgataatgacgattacgataataatgatgattattcacaAATATCCTCAATGTTgaacatgaacaacaacaacaaacctaTGGATTGTAGAtctgttgataataatcttgaccatttaaatgataatcataataatatttcaatgtcaatgtcAAATCTGAAtattgcaacaacaaatcgGGTTAATTCggcattattatcatttgatgaattatcaaataatcatcatgataattatcCAGGCCATTCCAAT gGTGTTTCCactaccaccatcaccaattATGGGGATTATCGaattacatcatcaacacctaCACCATttataccatcatcatcattattatcacctACATCATCTAGACAAAATCTTGTTCATCttgaaaatttacaaaatcCCCCATCAAATATTGATCCAATGGCAATTTTTCTATCATCAAGATTCGATCAAAAACAGCCACCAACAGCAGCCACAACATTACaatcgaacaacaaaaacaatcaatcaacgcCAATaaagcaacagcagcaaaaaccatcaacaagcaatgataataataataataaaaagatgaaaaatacaCAAGATTTTAGTTTTACTTGTAAACAAATATTGCGACAAATTCCATCGATACCAACAAACAGTACAGTGCAGAAACATTTGGATTATTTAAGCAGCAAATTACATAATTTaccaatcaacaataatgtgGAACGGTTGAATATAATCGTCGAAGAATTATATAAACAGCTGATTGAatctatttatttgaataatttgtcATTATATATGCAGTTCTTGATACGTATTCTTAGTATTAACgttaaaaaacaacaaccacaaccacagcaacaaaatggacaatcaaataaatattcaatacGTGATGCATTATGGAAGAAATGTAATGAGGTATTTttccaaaaccaaaacaaaacaaccaCAGCGAAAGATGGAGAATCAAAGTttgtttatgaaaaaaacttttcgtTATCAATGGATAAATTACAAAAATATGGTGATTATTTATTCGATAATATTGTGAATGAGAAAAGATTTTATCTTGCAAATGTGCGATTAATGTCACATTTGTTTCGtaacaattcatttgatcagAAACAATTCCATCATTACCtgaaatatttgattattgataatgttggtaaacattttcatcttgaatgttttatcataatgattattgatattgGTATTGGACCATTGCGTGGATTATACAAGCATCATTCGCGTGCTATTCGTTCGGAAGTTTTCAATGGAATCtgtttgaataaatatcATAATCTTGATCCATCCATACGGTATGCTGCTCAATTTATTTGTGATCTTGAAAAACGTTGTTGGcaattgtaa
- the LOC124497181 gene encoding apoptosis-inducing factor 3: MSDILEQSVCKIDELQIKEKKVVRIENVGIVLYRKSETEIIAFGNRCSHYSAPLINGVIYGDLAICPWHGACFNIRTGDIEEFPGCNNIPTFDIEIRDDEVFLRAKKEKFVTSIQRISIRRMSTNEQTIIVIGGGPAGFQCAETLRQEIAGFDGRIILISDEDAIPYDRTKLSKNLASKLENIVLRNEDYYQQAQIELKLQTKCQRLDTDTQMVYLNDGTAIHYDKCFIATGSRPRKYNSPMLNENIENIFYLRTYRDANNIHNQINEDKNVVLIGSSFIVIEIACSIIKLAKSITIISRTDVPYSRTLGRRIGAAIKKVLISKNIRFLCTGSSSPLEFVLDEESNRLIRIKSPEFAEHIECDVCVIGIGSVPNTEFLRESSSSNIKLSDNNCIIVDENFQTSVPNVYAGGDVCVYPNHIFDDQMMNIAHWQTAQAHGRQASLAMMNRLAPLETRFQSVTFFWSAIFGKGIRFAGIVNDPDDCLIDGDIIDLHFVAYYFRDDRVIGVATIGRDPLASAFAALLRDNKILTKQDIESNPNAWFENNFS; the protein is encoded by the exons ATGTCTGATATTCTTGAACAATCGGTCtgtaaaattgatgaacTTCAAATCAAAGA GAAAAAAGTCGTACGCATCGAAAATGTAGGCATCGTTTTATATCGAAAATCTGAAACAGAAATCATTGCATTTGGTAATAGATGTTCACATTATAGTGCACCTTTAATCAATG GTGTTATTTATGGTGATTTAGCAATCTGTCCATGGCATGGTGCCTGTTTCAATATCCGTACCGGTGATATTGAAGAATTTCCCGGCTGTAATAATATACCAACATTTGACATAGAAATCCGTGATGATGAAGTATTTTTACgtgcaaaaaaagaaaaatttgtcacTTCAATACAACGAATATCGATACGACGAATgtcaacaaatgaacaaacaatcatcgtcattggtGGTGGTCCTGCTGGTTTTCAATGTGCTGAAACATTACGCCAAGAAATTGCCGGTTTTGATGGCCGAATTATTCTCATATCAGATGAAGATGCTATACCATATGATCGTACTAAATTAAGCAAG AATCTTGCTAgtaaattggaaaatattgTATTACGTAATgaagattattatcaacaagcacagattgaattaaaattacaaacaaaatgtcaACGTCTTGATACCGATACACAAATGGTATATCTTAATGATGGCACAGCCATACATTATGATAAATGTTTCATAGCAACTGGATCAAg ACCACGAAAATATAATTCACcaatgttgaatgaaaacattgaaaacattttctaTCTACGAACCTATCGTGATGCAAACAATATTCATAACCAAATAAATGAAGATAAAAATGTTGTACTTATTGGATCATCGTTTATCG TCATTGAAATTGCCTGTTCTATCATAAAATTGGCCAaatcaataacaatcatAAGCCGAACGGATGTTCCATATTCACGTACATTAGGAAGACGCATTGGTGCGGCAATTAAAAAAGTTTtaatatcaaaaaatatACGATTCCTATGTACaggatcatcatcgccattgGAATTCGTATTGGACGAAGAATCCAATCGTTTAATTCGTATTAAATCACCGGAATTCGCTGAACATATTGAATGTGATGTTTGTGTCATCGGTATTGGTAGTGTACCAAATACAGAATTTTTAcgtgaatcatcatcatcgaatattaAACTATCGGATAATAATTGTATTATtgtggatgaaaattttcaaacatccGTACCGAATGTTTATGCTGGTGGTGATGTTTGCGTTTATCCGAACCATATATtcgatgatcaaatgatgaatattgcACATTGGCAAACAGCTCAAGCACATGGCCGTCAAGCATCATTAGCgatgatgaatcgattgGCACCGTTGGAAACACGTTTTCAATCGGTAACATTTTTCTGGTCCGCTATATTTGGGAAAGGTATACGATTTGCCGGTATTGTTAATGACCCTGATGATTGCCTtattgatggtgatattATCGATTTACATTTTGTTGCCTATTATTTTCGCGATGATCGTGTGATCGGCGTCGCCACAATCGGCCGTGATCCATTAGCATCAGCATTTGCTGCATTATTACGGGATAATAAAATACTTACCAAACAAGATATCGA ATCCAATCCAAACGCTTGGTTCGAAAATAATTTCTCCTAg
- the LOC124497182 gene encoding uncharacterized protein LOC124497182: MKLSLILRSFRREFIGPIPKHKGNVLIGRKRFVPPVTLGKKIGLVQHLAYEEEVMKYLSKPYVNETQECRYLESKNMERPPYWDDFTRMTIEQPLQQSYSADYLEKLNCSRTFEEEN, translated from the exons atgaaattatCACTAATTCTACGATCATTTCGTCGTGAATTTATTGGTCCAATACCGAAACATAAGGGAAATGTTCTTATCGG ACGAAAACGTTTTGTACCACCGGTTACATTGGGTAAAAAAATTGGTCTCGTACAGCATTTAGCATATGAAGAAGAAGTGATGAAGTATCTGAGTAAACCATATGTGAATGAAACCCAGGAATGTCGATAtttagaatcaaaaaatatgGAACGACCACCATATTGGGATGATTTTACACGTATGACTATTGAACAACCATTACAGCAATCATATTCAGCCGATTACttggaaaaattaaattgttcACGTAcatttgaagaagaaaattaa